The genomic interval TGAGCTGAAAACAGTCCTCAACGCTGTCAAACTTCGAGAACAAAACGTTAACGTCTGGAAAAGACCGCCTTCGACTCCAGCGTAGTCATTTTCACACCCTCACAAGTGTGTACGTGTAACTTACACGCACACAGCCAGGATCGCTAAGCTGTGACAGATTTGTGCTCGGCTGGGAGAGGAGGTGTTACTCTTGCGGTACAATTTGCAAGGCGAAAGAAGGTTTCTGCCGGTTTGAGGGGAAAAGGCTcaccagtacaagggagacatggagctactggagagagtccagcagagggctatgaagatgatgaggggactggagcatctctcctatgaggaaaggctgagagagctgggcctgtttagtctggagaagagaagactgaggggggatcttatcagtatgtacaagtatctgaagggagagtgtcaagaggatggggccagactcttctccatggtgcccagtgagaggacaagaggcaacgggcacaaagtgaaacacaggcagttccatttgaacatgaggaaaaacttctttccagtgagggtaactgagcactggagcaggttgcccagagaagttgtggagtctccttccttggagatattcagaagccatctgaacgtgatcctgggcaatgtgctctaggtgaccctgcttgagcaggggggttggactagatgatctccagaggtcccttccaacctcgaccattctgtgattctgtgaaaagagcaCGGAATCAACCGCTCGGGGCCTGCGGGGCTCTCGGGCACGAGGTAACcaaagcagagagggaggggaaggccTCCACTCAGCTCATGGGGTCCTGAGGCAGCTGGCACGGAGGCGGGAGGCGGCTCCCGCCGGCCCTGacagcccgcccgccgcccggctcccgcaacggccgccccggcccgactccgccccgctcccccaacggccgccccggccccgccccctcccggcgcCGAACGGCGAGAAGCGCAGCACAAAATCGTCGCCGGCAGCTACGGTGCCGCTGGCGGGACCGACCATTGGTTGGAAGACGGCCGAGCTGCGCCAGCTCGGCCAATGAGGGAGGCCCGTGGCAGCCCCCAGCCAATGGGCAGCGCCGCTTTTCTCTTGGCGCGCAGGGGTGCCGCATCCTATGGAAACTGCGGCGCCGCGGGGTGAGAGGTCGGAGGGCAGGGCGCCGCCCCGGAAGCGAAAGCCGGAGCGGGCCTGCCTTCCCGTGGCTCCCGGTCTGCGGCGGGCGCACGTGCGGCCCGGCAGCAGCTTCTCTGCGGCCTGCGCGTCCCCCTCGGTCGCTGCCTCGCCATGGTGAGGGCGGCGCGcgctcgggccgggccgcgctcgggccgggccgcgccgcaccgcgggggagggggccgggcgggcagcgggcgcaGCGGCCGTTATTAACGGTCtcgaggcggcggggcggcggccgttatTAACGGTCTcgaggcagcggggcggggcgggcgggcggggatcGGGCACGCTGACCGGGCCGCTCTCGCCGGCAGAGCCTGCCCCTGAACCCCAAGCCCTTCCTGAACGGGCTGACGGGGAAGCCGGTGATGGTGAAGCTCAAGTGGGGGATGGAGTACAAGGGCTACCTCGTCTCCGTCGACGGTTACATGAACATGCAGGTGAGGCGGCGGTCGGCGGGGCGCGTCGCCGGGGCACGCTGAGGTCTTTCGGGCTGGGGCAGCCCTGTGCTCGACTCGGAGCACCCGCTgcttgggggaggtggggggacgGGCACTTTTAAAGGATCTGTAGTGTCTCTGCTGCGGGCTCGACCGGAGCCGGGTGAGAGCTGCGCATGGCCTCCTGCGATCAAGGTGGCCAGACAGCAGCCGGTGGGCAAAACGTGGTGCTTTCTGTGAGGTTTTCTATTACGATCACTTTAACGCTTGCTGGTTTCCTTCTTAAGCTTGCAAACACAGAAGAGTATATAGATGGCGCCTTGTCTGGACACCTTGGTGAAGTTTTGATAAGGTAAGGTAATTGGGGCTCTTATGGTGGAGGCAGAGTCTTTCTAAATTTTTTCACATCAGTTGTGCTAAAACTTGTAATGCTAGGTGCTGTGTTTCCTGTGTAAGTATATACCAAAATAAGCATTAATGTAATTCCTGGGCAAAGACTACAAACTCTTTTATGCTGAGATTCCTCctgaagagaggaaaactgaattttgaaGTACTcgtaaataaatatttatgatgCCTCTCTTAAGTAATTGAATGCCTTAGTTTTCCCGAGTATTGTAGATTATTAATCCCTTAGCGTTGGTAGAGTAAAATTTTACATGCTTGCATATTAAGCTTGACCATAATTGTTAATCCAAAAGTAAAATTGTCTTGTACAGCATTGTTAATCagttaatactttaaaaaaacttattttttgcaGTTATAATGAATTTTGTGGAAAAGCTGTGCAAGGTCAACAGCAACAATTTACTATGCAGAATTTTGCTGTTGCTGGGCTACTGTCGTACAGGAAAATGCCTAAAATGATGTATATGTGAGGAAAATTAAAACCTATATTTACAGCTAAGGGAATTTTTTGATTCTGTTTACAGGTGCAATAATGTTTTGTACATCAGAGGtgtggaagaagaagaagaagatggagAAATGAGGGAATAGGTGTTTTGTATATCTggaaataaacttttttcttttttattttccacaaCTTTGTAATAAGGTGTTTACTTCTCGTTCTCTGTATTTTAATATGGAGGAAGCTAATGCTTAAATCACTTGTAATCTCTAAATGGCATCTGGAAAAACTAatgctggaggaagaagaaattgtTGCAGTTTGAAACTGAGAAACTCAGAGTGAAAAGTGAGTATTAAAAGTATTGTCATACATTGAGACTGGTAATACTTAAAAGCTTTGGGTTtcggttgttttgttttttaaggcgaTCATTTGAATTTAAGTGATTCCCAGAGCTGAATTAAATCTTCCAAGCTGTGTACTCTGGGAGAAAATATATGGCTCATTCTTTTATCAGCTCCATTTAGTATCAGTACTTGGCTGTCAGGTAGCCATAATGCAGTGCAGGCTAGCATATAATGGAAGATAAAGAACTCCCCGTCTTGTGTACGTGGCTTGTTCTGCTGCTCTAAGCTGAATGGATGAGTAGAGTGAAGGAGCTTGCAGGAACagccttttctctctctaatGGTGATGATGCAGGCTGTAGAATGAGCAGTGGCACAaaccttttaaaaacatcttgatgtgcctgctgcagagtacTGGTGCTTTCCTAATGATTCCTTTTGCTCTCAACTGGTTGATTAAGAAGACAGCCATAATGCTGTGTTAACCCTGTTTTCAGTAGGAAGTAAGTTTCACCTCTAAGTGAAAAACTCTGAGTCATCTTCAGTATTTGCAGGGACTTCATCTTTAACTACCTTCTTTGCTTTAACGGCTGGAGGCTGTGAACGAAATACCAGTCGTCTTCCCgtctgaaacacaggaaaatacaGCAGTGTATATACTTTACGGTATGTACATAGTTGCTATTAGAATACACTTCATCTTTAAATGTGTTTACAAACTATTTGGAAGTAGTTGCAAAGACCCCACAGTAGATGAAATACAGAGATCCACTATAGTGCAGTGTCTCTAAGAAACGCTCTGCTTCTCTGAGTAATGAAGCAAGCCTGAAGTATGGTTGTAGAATCATTATTAAGGAAAGATGCAATCGTACTGACTTTGTAGCTAATATCCACACAAAGAGGAGACTGTTAGCTCCCAtaaatgtcacagaatcacagaatggccaaggttggaagggacctctggagatcatctagtcccctgcgcaagcagggtcatctagagcatgttgcacgggatcatgtccaggtgggttttgaatatctcccgaggatgaagactccacaccctctctgggcaaccttttagtgctctgtcaccctcacagtaagtaaagaagttttttctcaggtttaggtggaacttcctgtgtttcagtttgtgcccgtcgcctcttgtcctattgctgggcaccacggagaagagtctggccccatcctcttggcagcctcccttcagatacttgtacccgttggtgagatcccttctcagtcttctcttcaggctaaacaggcacagctctctcagcctttcttcagaggagagatgctccaggcccctcatcatctttgtagccctctgctggactcactgcaatagctagctccatgtctctcttggactggggagcccagaatgggacacagtactccagatgcggcctccccagggctgaggagaggggcaggatcacctccctccacctgctggcaacactctgcctaatgcaccccaggacaccactggccttcttggccacaagggcacattgctggctcatgcttaacttgtctaCCAGGaaacccaggtccttctctgcagagctgctttccagcacgtcaacccccagcctgtcctggtgcatggggttattcttccccaggtgcaggaccctgcacttgcctttgttgaacttcatggggttcctctccacccagctctctggcctgtccaggtccctcagaatggcagcacagccttctggtgtgtcagccactcctcctagtttagtatcatcagtaaacttgctgagggtgccctctgtcccttcatccagatcATCGATGAACaggttaaacaatactggactaAGTATTGACCCCTAGGGGACACTGCCAGTTACAAGCCTCCATAAATGTCAGTGGCATTAATAGTTAAGACAACATAATACAAGTGGCAGTATACTTTCTGAGTTTCTGTCATAAAGAAAACTTCTCTCTGTCACCAGGCATCTAGAATATTAAGATTTTGGCCGAAGTGTGTAACcttgttttttaattgttaagAGTAAGCGTGGAGGCTAACTTACtatcagcatttttttaatgaaaatagaacATTGCTGTGCCAAGACTGTCAGTCAAAGACTCCCTGTTTGAGGCTGTGATGAGGTCTTAGTAGAGCTAAGAGTGTCTCTAACTGTAAATTCAGTTTGGAAAGGCATTCTACAAATCAGAACGCCAATAGCTAGAGGTGTAGTTCATGAATGCAAGTTAGAACCATTGTGTTACTTTGATGGGCCTTAGCATTACTGTACTTGCACTGCAGAGTGAATGCCTCCTGTACTTCTGCTGTGAACTACAGAATATTACCcctgttttacagatggggaatGGAGCAAAAATGGGAAGTGACCCAGCTGCATAAGCAGATCTCACTGACAAGGGACAGGGTTCTGGCTCTAAGTTCCATATCAGTGGCTTGCTGAACTGCTGGCTAAGTCACTGCAACTTCTGTACCTGAATTCTatctgaaaaatggaaatgatggCACTGTTTCCTTTCTCAGAGTGTTTTGAAGTAAGGAGGGGGAAAGTTCTGTACAAAAGTTAAGTAGATGGTAACTGTTGTGGGGCACAAACTGAATATAGGTCTCCTTGTCCTTAGGCTAGGATCGTGCATCCCTTGAAAGATGATTGCAGTGAAAGACGAGTGGGTGCTTTGGGCTGTATTTGGAAAGAACAGCGGTTATGTGAATTAGAGAAGAAACTGTGCTGGGACAGCTACTACGGAGATAGGTTGccctgtttctttttcattttggaagtCAT from Struthio camelus isolate bStrCam1 chromosome 1, bStrCam1.hap1, whole genome shotgun sequence carries:
- the SNRPF gene encoding small nuclear ribonucleoprotein F — encoded protein: MSLPLNPKPFLNGLTGKPVMVKLKWGMEYKGYLVSVDGYMNMQLANTEEYIDGALSGHLGEVLIRCNNVLYIRGVEEEEEDGEMRE